A region of the Littorina saxatilis isolate snail1 linkage group LG12, US_GU_Lsax_2.0, whole genome shotgun sequence genome:
atagtttcagtgtgtgtactgatgagtgtagattgagagagaatgagagaaagtgagagagagtgagtgtgtggttatttgtttgtgactgtgtgcgtgcgtgtatgggtgcgtgtgtgtgtgtatatgtgtgcgcgcgagcgcgcgcgtgtgtgtgtgtgcagtgtgtcacggtggtgtgtgtgtgtgtttatcagtgtgtgccgtcagtgtcacttgtgtcatagtgtcagtatgtgcatgagtgtacgtttgtctgtgtgtgcgtgtgtcgtaagagagagagagagagagagagagagagagagagagagagagagagagagagagagagagagagagagcgacacttctttggcaattttggaccagacagcgtctttatgtttaacagttagactgttctgaaatttggacagaataaccgttctttcgtaaaacacttctgtcaagagtacagcaatttcaccatctgaaaaaggcgcagaacgcccctctgtgtctactttctttttgagcggcacacgtgccttgccattttcgttgactgaaatgttgatagaaacgtgcgcatgcgtattagtagggattcccccaatttccccgaccttgaccttaatactctcgctgtcactacattggcgttcaagtcagttcatgcattgtgaacagctagaaagttgacttcgggagttcccacttcgaaaagaggcctctacttccagtgtttcttacttctagttcatacCAGCACAGATTGGACTCCACAACGCCTAGGAGCGGAAATCAGAACAAGCATTCCAGGCGTCACCTCCAAACAGAACCAAAGTGACGCCGCTCTGAGAGCCCTGGCGCTGGACGAAATCCACCAACGCTATCCAGCCAGCAAGTGGACTCTTGCCTACACTGATGGCTCAGCAGAGGATGCAACGAGGAATGGAGGTAGCGGAGCATACATCTTGCAGCCCAAGAAGCCCCCAACAACACTGTCAGCTCCAAGCGGAGCCCTCAGCTCCAATTTCAAAGCTGAGGTCAACGCGCTCTCCCTTGCAGCAAGCTTCCTCAACTCAGTGGAAGAAACACCAAAGAACACTGTCTTCCTGACCGACTCAGTCTCTGCACTACAAGCCCTCGAATCCAGCAACACAGACCAGAGCTTGGAAGAGCTGAAGCACCAGATCAGCACCCTCGCCAGGAAGTCCACAGTCGTCCttcagtggataccagcacactgcggAATCTCTGGTAACGAGAAGGCAGACGAGCTCGCCAAGAATGGCAGCAAGATGGAACAGCCAAACCACTGCCAGTCATATCGAGAGGCAAAGACACAGATGGAAAGAGAAATTTACCAACAAAACATCTGGCTACAAGCCACACCAAGACCCCCTCCATCTCCTAAGCCGTGCTGAGCAGGCTATCATCTTCCGCCTCCGCACTGGACACTGCTGCCTCAAAGCACACCTAAGGAGGATAGGTGTAGCAGAGTCTGCCACATGTGACTGTGGAGAGGGAGatcagactccagaacatgttctccaagcatgtcccctcctcgaccaactgcggatccagacatggcctgacccaacagatctgaggaccaaaatgtggggagcactggaggacctggaaagaacgtccatgttcatggcatcctccagattccgagtctgacacaaccgtcgtacgaagaagaagaagacttctagttcatgcatacgggcccaggtgtctgcgtgtttaggtgtattcagccacctgcacttatggcagaatgaccaaggtcttttacgtgccattgtgatgacacgggggtgggacatggcttccgtctctgggtctgcacataaagttgacccgtgtccgttccTGCGCtaatactggcttgtcactgaATACGATCAGTGAGCCAGGCGCGGGTAATCGGCAACGCTAGTGTCATTGAATGccgcaatgcgttcagttttattccgtgtgtttgacagattgacttaatgttttaatttCGTTTCACGCGACTGTTTTTACATTGTCAATACTAACTTTGAATGAATAATTTAACGAGGGCAGACGGCTGGGTGAGGCCGGCTCGTCTCCCGACTGAACGTTTATAAAATGTTCACTCAAAACTGATTAGCTGATTTGTTCGATTTCTTCAAAATCAATATTTGAACCACAAAGGTGACATCATTGTATTCTTCATTCCCTTCTGTATCCGAAAATATATAGGCCTACTTTACGGTtgacaggggcggagcagttaagcccgagggggggggggggggggggggggggggtccaggggtcGGTAGAGGTGGGGTACCGTGGCAATGCCCCGTTGGGGGGGAAGACTAAAATTTAGCTatcttataaacaatttgtggcttatcctttattttaaacatgatcaaatggtgtcagcagccacccattatttcttttaaagttagtattaaataatggcaatttatcttccatgatatctgctcccgacatcatacaGTATGGTTAGAGGGAAGACAATTCATGTCGCATAGGAGATGCAGTTATGATACTGATTAAACAATTAACTCTtccccggctttacagacagaaacaacaacataattCACATAGTTttagcttttgttttgttttgacagccattgggaggggggtgattccGGAACCCTTGTAACCACCTGGTTGGGGTGCGAAATTTGTAGCAATAACTGAGTTTTTTGTAAAGTTTACTTGGGAGATCCAGAGCGCTCATAATGTTAGTGTATAGTAGTTGGGCacgtatcagtgtgtgtgtgtgtgtgcgcgcgtgctaGCATGATCGTTTGTTAGCGTGCGTGTGAAGTGTTTGTTTTTGGCTCCGTGCAAAACAAATACTGAAACTGATTCTGTTGTACATCATGACGATAAAAATAGTTAGTGCTTTAATACGTCCATTACCTATCTAAGTGTACCATCTGACTTTGCAAGGCTAAAATTGTATGATGGCTTTAGAGTATTttttgtgagtgcgtgtgcctGTGACGGACGCCAGGTGAGATTATACAGTGATTATGTtgtcaaataaaaacaagaagggcaaagcccatacgactcacatgcttgaccttgacctttagggtcaaggtcaaataactaaacctagcaatgacatcatacactaagaactgctttacacatttttcctaccaaaatacatgtgaccttgacccaaggtcaaggtcatccaaggtcatgcaacacaaagctgttaattcaagacataggaagtacaatggtgcttattggctctttctaccatgagatatggtcacttttagtggttcactaccttattttggtcacatttcataagggtcaaagtgaccttgaccatatgtgaccaaatgtgtctcatgatgaaagcataacatgtgccccacataatttttaagtttgaaacagttatcttccatagttcagggtcaaggtcacttcaaaatatgtatacaatccaactttgaagagctcctgtgaccttgaccttgaagcaaggtaaaccaaactggtatcaaaagatggggcttactttgccctatatatcatatataggtgaggtattcaatctcaaaaacttcagagaaaatgggaaaaatagctgttttttagacaacatttatggcccctgcgaccttgaccttgaagcaaggtcaagatgctatgtatgttttttggggccttatcatacaccatcttgccaaatttggtactgatagactgaatagtgtccaagaaatatccaacgttaaagttttccggccggccggcctagactcacttttgcttcgcatgtgagtcaaaaagcaaggGCCACCTTCCGTACTTTGTGCTGGAACAGACTTACAGAAAACCAAATCATACGCATCTCTTTGAACCCAGACCTTTTGCAGTGAGAAACTCAACGCCCAGTTGACAAAATGACATGTTTTATTACAAAGACAAAATCCACATGCCAGTTTCAAGGGAACATCCCCAGCAACATGTCCCGAGTCTGGTGCCCCGAATCTCTCGCACTTCTTTCTCACTCACATGTATCCCCACGCACAGTCCGTGCCCGCAAGGTTAAAGGCAGAGCCACCAGCACGCAGACACGCCACAGGAACAGCCTACTTCATACACCGCTACGGATTGTGCTGACTCAACTGGGACAAGGACACAGGTATAGATAGACCACTCAAGAGAACTTCCTGGACAACAAAAGAGGGATTAAGCCTAccttcaaaaaaaagaaaaagtctgACCATATTAGCCAGCTTTTGTATATTAATTGTAGAGGGAAAGCAATGCAACTGGATGGAGAGAAGAAATCAAATGAACTACAGCGTAATGTGGAATGTgattcaattaaaaaaaaaatacatgtacatttgtaggaTGTTTTTTTGATCCAACGTGACTGAAAATGTCAGCATATAAAGCTAGGTCTTGTTTTGTCAGTCAAGCTATCTTGACCAATTCTCTCTGGACTACTTGTAACGGTTTTTAATTCACAACTTCAAAACTTCGATCACAGATTTGTAGCACTAAAACACAACTTTGTGACTCGCAACTCAAAACCATTTTCTCTTTCACCTTCATATATTCTTAGGATATTTTCTGTGTACAGATATATTGCAAATGGTGTGAAAAATCATAAACGACTaactaaaagaaaaaaaatgattgtATGAAACTGGAAGTATGATAAATAACATTACGAGACACAGTAACTATAAAATTAAGTGCAACAACAACCATCAAAGGAACCTCATTTATTCTTCCATCATACAGATACATTATACCGTATTCATTCAATCTTTCGCATCAGTCCGCACAAGACAATAAATTCAGGTTGTAAACCAtggacacacaaaaataaaaaataaaccacAGTTTATGGAGAACTCAATACTACATCTTAATTTTGTTCACCCATCGTGCCTTACTGAGAAAGACGGATAAAAACATGAAAACATTTCTTTCTGCTTCTTTTCAGTGAATGAAGTGGGTACACTTTGAATCATATGTAACTGAGAAACTGAAAAGCAAAGCATGCATTGAGTATACCAATTTAAAGGTACAAAGTACAGACACCACCATCACAGCCACTCTCACTCTGATTAGAAAAGGAAAAAGCAGTAATCGTTTGAATTCCAGGAAtggagaaggaaaaaaaaaagagaaaatattGATAGTGGGAATAATGGCtgtcagaaagagagaaaatgtgttttgagtgaggtcTGTAATGGTGGTCCTGACCGAGTGACAGACTGACGCTTGCAGTATATAGCCCCAACCCCTCATCCCTCCCATTCTCCACAAACACCCCTCACAGAATATACAGCATGACCAATGTACAGTCTCCGAGACTCGCGGCTCAGGTGCGTCCTTTTCATCATCCAGCTATTCTGCTATCATCAGATACCCCTATGTATGATACCAGCGGCCGACACCCCTAGCTGCTGCTGGTCTTGTTCTTGAGCGAATTAGAAAGCCAGTCCAGTCCCTCGTACAGGCCATCACCGCTGGTGGCGCAAGTTGACTGGATGAACCAGGTGCGGTTACGCAGGCTGTGAAGTCCTAGCTTGTCCGTTATCTCAGCAGCGTTCATGGCATTGGGTAGATCCTGTACATCAGAGGGACATAACAATCAATGAATCATTCAGTTCCCAGACAAGCGctttttcaaaagaaaagagCTAGCAACTCTGCATTTATGCAAGTACACTGCCAGGCCCAAGCACTCACAGGCATATAATGACATCCAGAAACCAATTCCTGTGCCTGTAAATCTGCCTGTCAATGGCAGAGGTAGCAAGCTGTCATCTACTTCCTTTTAGGTTTAGGTGACCAGGAAAACACAACAGCAACACCCTCCTTGCATTGCTTCATCATTTCAAAGTTACTAGTTTTGAAACTtttctattctatttacaattCCTCCAAATGGATTTTGAATGCCTTACTGGCAGGGACAAAAATCCATACCGAAAAAAAAGCTGCCCATAACATCCCGAGACAAACGGATTTAGCTTTTAGACGCAAATAAAGGCACTAGGACTGTAATTGGGTGAGCACGCACCTGTTTGTTGGCAAAGACTAGAAGAACGGCGTCTCTCAACTCATCCTCGCTCAACATGCGAGTCAGCTCGTCCCTGGCTTCACCGACTCGCTCCCTGTCATTACTGTCCACCACAAAGATCAAACCTGCACACAACAAAACAGGAATGAGTTCACACAGAACGTACAGGTCTCATTGCAAGGATTAGGCCACACATTAAAATAGAGGGGTCACAGTAACccaacctaccctatttttcACCTAGCCGACACTACACCTTTTACATTTACAACTTCTTTAATTTTAGTTTATGAATTTATAATTGCAGGAGGTACattctcaaataattgttgaaccatagcttgaaccaaatgagaaacaagtttcaagtcagttTGTTTCAATTGAACACATTCAAAAGGGCTAACTGCTCAGGTTAAAAGGAAGAAGGTttagacaaaaaaagaaacctcCAGAGTTATATCCCTTGCCATGCACAATCTTCTGatgctgctttttacatttagtcaagttatgactaaatgttttaacatcgaggggggaatcgagacgagggtcatggtgtatgtgtgtgtgtctgtgcgtgtgtgtgtgtgtgtgtagagcgattcagactaaactactggaccgatctttatgaaatttgacatgagagttcctgggtatgaaatccccgaacgtttttttcatttttttgataaatgtctttgatgacgtcatatccggcttttcgtgaaagttgaggcggcactgtcacgccctcatttttcaaccaaattgattgaaattttggtcaagcaatcttcgacgaagcccggacttcggtattgcatttcagcttggtggcttaaaaattaattaatgactttggtcattaaaaatctgaaaattgtaaaaaaaaaataaaaatttataaaacgatccaaatttacgttcatcttattctccatcattttctgattccaaaaacatataaatatgttatatttggattaaaaacaagctctgaaaattaaatatataaaaattattatcaaaattaaattgtcgaaatcaatttaaaaacactttcatcttattccttgtcggttcttgattccaaaaacatatagatatgatatgtttggattaaaaacacgctcagaaagttaaaacaaagagaggtacagaaaagcgtgctatccttcttagcgcaactactaccccgctcttcttgtcaatttcactgcctttgccatgagcggtggactgacgatgctacgagtatacggtcttgctgaaaaatggcattgcgttcagtttcattctgtgagttcgacagctacttgactaaatgttgtattttcgccttacgcgacttgttaatacatcattttaagagttaaattctcaaataattgttgaatcatagcttgaattaaaagagaaatatgTTTCAAGTAAGTTTGTTTCATTTGCTAACTCTCTAAAGGACTCAATGCATCTAAAGCAAAATACTACTGGTTCATAGGTCAGGATCTCTACCAGCGAAGGTCTCTGAATCCCTGGAAGTGGGGTATGTAAAGAAGTGGCTGTCTTGACAATGCCACATTCCCGAGTAAGACATGACATTGGAATTCCGTATATTACGGAAGGAAAATCACCCATGAGCTGTCTTCTggtggtcccttgggtggttgtATTTGACAATTTTGACTGTATCCAACATATGGGGTAATACAAATGTGAATAAATGTTGAGAAACATTACCTTGCGTATTTTGGAAGTAGTGTCTCCACAGCGGCCGGATCTTGTCCTGACCGCCCACATCCCACACTGTGAAGCTGATGTTCTTGTATTCCACCGTCTCCACGTTGAATCCTGAACACACAAGGTTTCAAGCATCAATACATATTGTTTCCTCACATGGAGAACAACAGATAAATAAACAGTACAAAAGCTAATATGTAACATTTAACAATGGCAACattattttcaatattttttttttaccaattcTTTTGTACACACaatcttaaccccttcactgccacagtacactcttcaaaaaaagttaaggatcggttgaaaaaacggatctaattataaaaaactGCCAAAAAATTAatcatcgacataataattaaaagattaatgtgtttgaattaacaaatgaacaatgagtcttgacctagaattttgtttggcaggcagagttatttccctttgtgggacttctcaaaagcttctgcattttggaagaaaaagggtgttttttatagccccatgaaatttgcggaacgcatgccagggcaaaaggttgtgatgcacgtgctacaacagggtcctggctatgaacatcgctcaccagcttgtgtttaaaggttgacacgctgacacaattatgcacagcagcaacatgcccccacgaagaaaactgagcgatttggatagagaaagggcaataggatggctacaagacggtgttgctgccaggcaagtggcccagaggcttgcagtggctccctctgtcatcatcagactaaaacagacattccacgcaactggaagagtgcaggagcgacaacgttctggttggcccagagtcaccacacaaagagaggatcgcttcattcagaggcaggccatgcaacaaagaatggctacggcaaacaacataaggcaacgcctacaagctaccaccttccccttcttcttctgcgtttgtgggctgaaactcccatgtacactcgtgttttttgcacgagtggaattttacgtgtatgaccgttttttaccccgccatttaggcagccatacgctgttttcggaggaagcatgctgggtattttcgtgtttctataacccaccgaattttttcgtgcgcacttggtcttgtgcttgcgtgtacacacgggggtgttcggacaccaaggagagtctgcacacaaagttgactctgagaaataaatctctcgccgaacgtggggacgaactcacgctgacagcggccaactggatacaaatccagcgcgctaccgactgagctacatccccgcccacaagctaccaccaacactgttgttagtggtcagacgatccgaaaccgcttacacatcattggcttgcgtgcaaggcgtccagtccg
Encoded here:
- the LOC138981283 gene encoding ADP-ribosylation factor 1-like 2, encoding MGGAFTRIMRDLSALFGKKEMRILMVGLDAAGKTTILYKLKLGEIVTTIPTIGFNVETVEYKNISFTVWDVGGQDKIRPLWRHYFQNTQGLIFVVDSNDRERVGEARDELTRMLSEDELRDAVLLVFANKQDLPNAMNAAEITDKLGLHSLRNRTWFIQSTCATSGDGLYEGLDWLSNSLKNKTSSS